In Alphaproteobacteria bacterium, the sequence AGCGATGCAAGCCGCGATACGCCCAATCTCGAGTACCACATCCAACCCTTAAGCCTCGACAGGTTCGGTGCACCGCTTCATCCCTTTCCCGCCTTCACAGCATCGGTTTGCAACCTGCGCCCGGAAAGCCGCGGCTACGTGCGCATCAAATCGCCCGACTCGAAATGCCATCCCGCGATCAAGCCGAACTATCTTTCGACCGCGACTGATCGCAAGGTCGCGGCAGACGCCATCCGCCTTACGCGCAAAATATGCGCCTCAGCGGCGTTGCGCCGCTTTGCGCCCGAGGAATTTCGTCCCGGTGTGGCGTTTCAGAGCGATGAGGATTTGGCGCGCGCTGCAGGCAATATCGGGTCGACTATTTTCCACCCGGTCGGCACGTGCAAGATGGGGCGCGATTCTTTGGCCGTGGTCGATGAGCGCCTGCGCGTCCACGGTCTCGAGGGCCTTCGCGTGGTCGATGCCTCGATCATGCCGACCATCACGTCCGGCAACACCAACTCGCCCACGATCATGATTGCGGAGAAGGCCTCGGACATGATTCGCGAGGATCGCAGGTCCGCGCCACGCTGAGCCGAACCGGCCGCAAGCACCTCGCGATGCCGCGAGCCCCCGGCGGCTGTCTCCCTACGAATTTCCATGCTATGGTATCTAAAGGCGGCGTTACTCGACTGCCGCGCGCCGTGGGCTCTCGCGGGCCCGCCGGCGCGAAAATAGTCCAAAAACGGACGATACGCTTCGGGAGGAAACAATGTTCAACCAAGTTCTCGAACCCACCGGGACTCTGCTTGTCACTTGGATCGTGGCCCTTGTTCCGGTCGCACTTCTACTCATTCTACTTGCCGTATTCCGGATGTCGGCGTGGCTTGCGACTTTGATCGGTTCGCTCGTGACGTTCGCGCTCGGCGCACTCGTGTGGGGAATGCCCTTTGGCGACGGTGTGCGGGCCTATCTTTACGGCTCGGCTACTGGCGTGTGGAGCGTCGACTGGATCACGGTCTGGGGCGTCATGCTCTTCAACACTCTCGTCGTCACGGGCGTCTTCGAGAAATTCCGTCGCTGGCTGATTTCCCAGGGAACGGCGGACGTGCGAGTCCAAACGATGTTATTCGCCTGGGCATTCGGTGCACTACTCGAAGGGCTCGTTGGATTCGGCTATCCTTGGGCCTTCGTCGCACCGATCCTGATAACGCTCGGTATTCCCGATCTCGACGCCATCCGCGTCGCTGCGATCGCGAACAACGCCCCCGTTTCGTACGGCGCACTCGGCGCCCCAATCATCGCCCTTGCGGCGGTAACCGGCCTCCCGCTCCTCACGCTTTCAAGTTCGGTTGGGCATATTGTGGCCGTGCTAGCACTGCTCCCGCCTTGGGTGCTGCTGTACCTCGTGAGCGGCAAAGAGGGCATGTGGGAGGCATGGCCGCTCGCGGTTGTCGGCTCGCTCGGCTACATCGCCGGACAGCTTCCGGTCGCGGCTTTTCTCGGCCCATATTTGCCCGATGTAGCTGGCGCCATCGTGTGCTTTATTGCCCTTCTCGTCTTTCTCAAAGTATGGCAGCCAAAAACGGTGCGCGGCTATGGCGGCGCCGCGCTTTCCGGCAGCGCTCAAGGCAAGGGTAATGGTGGGCATGGCCTTGGCTTCGGAGAAATCTTCCAGGCGTGGCTGCCTTTCATCATTCTGATCGTCATTGTCACCTTGTGGACAGGGCCGTGGTCACCCATTCCAAAGTACGTCCCATTCAAGTTGTCGGTTGCGGCGGGATCGTCAATCGATCCAGGCAAGACTGTCACCGCGGCATTCAACTGGGCGCCTGGCGTCGGCGGCACAGCGATCATGGCGTCTTGGATCGTCGTGGCTCTGATGCTGCGGCTTACCAAGGAACAGTTCATGGGCGTGGTCAGGAAGACCTATCACCAGATGTGGGGCGCCTGCCTCGTCGGCGTTTTCATTTTCGGCCTTGCTTTCGTCTTCAATTTCTCGGGCATGGCTGCATCGCTCGCCTTCGGTTTCTCGAAGATCGGCGCATTCTTCATCATCGTCGCACCCATTCTCGGTTGGATTGGCGTGGCCCTCTCGGGTTCCAACACGTCGACGAACGCGATGTTCGGTGCCTTCCAGATGCAGGTCGGAAAGCTCCTCGGCTTTCCGCCGGTGCTCCTGCCCACGCTCAACTCGGTCGGTGCCGAGATCGGCAAGCCGATTGCGCCGCAAACCGCGAGCGTGGGTGTCTCGACAAGCCGCTTCGTGCGCAACGAGGGTGAGGTGATCCGACATAATATGGGCTGGACCTTCATCCTGCTCATCTACCTCATCGTAATCGGCGTTGCGTTCTATTTCTTTGTCCCGAACATCATGGTGATCGGAAACGGTAGCTAAGCGTTGCGGTTTTGCCTCGAAAGCCCCCAGGTCGTTCAAATTGCCGGGGGCTTTCGATTGCGCGGCGTCGATGTCGCGCGCTCAGACGCGGCGCAACCTCTGCAGCTTGTGCTCGCGATAGGCGATGTAAAGGCCGCTTGCTACGATGGTCGCAGCACCAATCCAGGTCCACAGGTCTGGGAAGTCGGCGAACAGGAAGTACCCGAGAAGCGTGGAGCCGACCAATTCGCCATAACCCATCGGTGCGACGAATGACGCGGCACCCCACTGAAACGCCTTGATGACGAAGAAGTGGCCCAGCAGGCCCCACAATCCCAAAAGTATGAAAACCAACCCGTCGAACAGGCTCGACGGGAGGACGATTTTGGAGAACGGCAGGATGGCGCTCGAAATCGCGAATCCGCCAATGCCTGCGAGCGTGATAGACACCGCTGCCGGGTCGACGGTTCCGATCTTGCGCGAGAGGATCTGGTAGAACGCGTAGCATAGCGCGTCGAGCATGACGAATATGGCGCCCCATTGCACGACGTCGGACCCGGGCTGGATGATGATGAGCGCACCGCCGAACCCAATGGTCACGGCAGCCCAGCGCCGTGGTCCGACCCTTTCGCCGAGCATCGGGACCGAGAGTGCGGTGACGATGATTGGCCCGATGAATGCGATGGCGCTTGCAGTTGGCAGCGCTACGGTGCGCAGGCCCACGAAATAGAATGCGGATGCGCCGAAGAGCAGGATCGAGCGCCAGGCCTGCACGCCCGGCCGCGCGGTCCTGATCAACGAGCGGCCATAGCGCGGAAAGAGGGCCACGAGGCAGAAAACCACGTGGCCTGCAAAACGGGCCCAGAAAATCTCGGGCATCGGATAACTTCGCCCGAGATACTTCACCGAGGCGTTGAGAATGGGAAAAAGCGATACCGCAACGCACATGTAAAGCGCGGCGCGCAGGGCCGAGTTTCCGCCGCGACCGGCCGTTCGCGCCGAGTGGCTGCTGGGGTTGGTCATGAACGCCGATCGAGCGAATAATCGTCCGCGGACACTTCGCGCGCGTTTGCCGCGTGCGATGCGGAGCGGAGATTGTCATTCCACCTGCCGGCCCGTCAAATGCGATTTCCGCACAGCACCGAAGTCGAAGCTGCAGGAGCCGTCTTCGCAGAATGTCAAGTGAGCGAACGGTTTCGATCTCAATTTATTGGTGTAAAAGTATATTAATTTACTCTATTTCGGATCCATCGACGGCGATACCCTGGGCGGCTCTCGCCCGATCATTTGTGCGTGATCAAACATATATTAGTTGGGTTTTCATTGACTCTTTTGGCAGGAGCTGAGATTTCACCCCTTGCACCCATAGGGGGATACGAATGCGGGAACCACTGAGGACGTTGCCGGTGAGCCGGTCACGTACCTAGAAAGGTTTTCCAAATGGCGTTTGTTACCTTATCCGCGGAATCGACAACAAGACCCCAACGGGCAGCCAGAAACGAAGCACAGAACGAGGCCGAAACTCTCACCGACCGAGCATATCGGGAGCTTGAGGAGCTGATCGTCACATTGCGGATAGCACCAGGCACGGTGGTATCCGAAGCGCTCTTGAGCAAGCGGCTGGGCATTGGCCGTACGCCGATCCGAGAGGCGCTGCAACGGCTCGCGCGTGAGCGCTTGGTGCTGATCATGCCGCGCCGCGGTATCGTGGTGTCGGAAGTCAACGTTCAGACGCAACTACGTCTTATGGAAGTCCGACGCGAGCTAGAGAGATTGCTGGCGCGCGCATCGGCGCGACGCGCAAGCGAGGAGCAGCGCGCCCGCTTCAGAGAGATCGCCGTCGGGATCGCCAAATCGACTGAATCAGGCGACGAGACCGAAGCGCTGCGTTACCACCGCGAGTTCGATGCACTGATGCTCGAGGCCTCGCGCAATGAATTCGCGACCAGTGCGATGGCGCTCATGCACGGCCTTTCCCGCCGCTTCTGGATGATGCACTACAAGAGCTTCGCGAGCTTACTTCAACTTGGACAACGGCAAGCCGCAATCGCCGAAGCGATCGCACGCGGCGACCGTGACGCGGCGGCGGAGGCGTCCGATCGATTAATGGATTACCTCGAGGATTTCACGCGGCGGACGATCGCTGAATCATGATCAACGAATGGGCGGCCCGGTGACGTCGTCGCCGGGTCCGACCGAACGCGCGGCGATCACACGGCTGCTTCCGTCCATTCGATGAGGCATGTCTCGGGCGCGGGCCGGCTCGCGGGTACCAGCGCGGCATCGGGCCTTCCAATGTAGAGAAACCCGACAATCCGATCGTCAACACCCAACCCCAGCGCTCGTTTCACATTGACGTCGTATGCGGGAGCACCCGTCCGCCACATAGCACCGTAGCCCATCGCATGCGCTGCGACGATGAGGTTTTCAGCGGCCGCTCCCACTGCCACGATTTGCTCGACGGTCGGTATTTTGTGCTGCGGCACAAGCTTCGCCGCCGCAACGACGATAAGCGGTGCGCGTAGCGGCTTGCCGCGCTCCTTCTCGATCAGCGCTTCCGGAGCATCCGGCTCCCGGGTACGGAGAGCGCGGGCGAGGACGTCGCCAAGGCGATGGCGCGCCTCACCGCGCACGGCTATGAAGTGCCAGGGCCTGAGACGCCCGTGATCGGGTGCTGCCACGGCGGCCTCGATCATACGCTTCAGGGCGGCATCGTCGGGTGCGGGGTCAAGAAGTGCTTTGGCGCTGGCGCGGCTGGTGAGAGCGGTGAGTGCATCCATCATTCGATTTTCGGTCCTTGGCCGGGGTGCGCGCATGCCGTCAGCCGATCGAGCGACGAGCGGCCTTATTCGGGCAGCATAGGTCAGGTGAGCGGATGGCGATAGAGCGGCGATGGGGCGGGCCGCTCGGCGACGGTGGATCGCCGCTCCCCGTGGCCTAATTATGAATCGCACATATGTGCGAGTCACCTTTTTGACGATCGGTGCAGCGTCCGGCCGTAGCCTCCTCGATTGAACCGGGTCCATGCTCGCCGATCACGAGCAGACGTGCGATATGCGGCATGCCGAGCTCGGACAACGTGGAGCCATAAGCATCACTCGTACTGAGTTCGACCTGACACTCGCGGATTTTCGCCCTCGAATCCGGACCACCGTCAAACGCGCCGAAGTTATGTCGTAATCTCTCCGGAGAGACCGCCGTGGAGGGACCGCCAAGATCGGGGTTGACCGGCTACGGGCGCTGCTTCTATATCGGCCATCGCATATTTGAAGTATTTTTTAGCCGCGCGGTTACTAGGAATTGAAAGAAGGCGACTCGCGATGAATGAAACAGCGCCTGCCGATCCGCAAGCATTGCATGAGATGCGGCATTCGTGCTCGCATCTCATGGCGGCCGCGATCCACCAGCTATGGCCGAGTGCTAAGTTCGGGGTCGGCCCCGCGGTTGAGAACGGTTTTTTTTACGACGTGGAGCTGCCGGAGACGCTCAAGCTCGAGGATCTCGAAAAGATCGAGCTGACGATGCGCCAGATCAAGAACAAGAAAATCCCCTTCGAGCGGATCGAGGTGCCGATCGACGAGGCGATCCGGCTCATGGACAAGATCGGCCAGACCTACAAGGTCGAACTTCTCAATCTCCTCAAGGAAAAGGGCTCGACGGCGGTCGTCAAGGATACCGGCGACGACGATGCCGTCGGCGTCGGCGAGGGGAAGGGTGGTGTTGCCACAATCTCGCTTTATAAGACGGGCGATTTTATCGATCTCTGCCGCGGGCCGCACGTGCGGAACACCGGCGAAACCGGCCAGTTCAAGCTGACGAAACTCGCAGGCGCATATTGGCGCGGCGACGCGAAGAACCCGCAGCTTCAGCGCATCTATGGCATTTGCTTTCCAACCAAGGAAGAGCTCGACCACGAGTTGTGGCGGATCGAAGAGGCGAAGAAGCGCGATCACCGTAAGATCGGCCACGAGCTCGAACTTTTCACATTCTCGGCTGACGTGGGCGCTGGCCTGCCCCTGTGGCTGCCAAAGGGCATGGCAATGCGCCAGGAACTCGAGTTCCTTGCAATGCAGGAGGAACGCCGGGACGGCTACGTGCGCGTTGCCACGCCCCAGATTACGCGCGAAGCACTCTATTATCGCTCGCGCCATCTCCCCTATTACAAGGACGACATGTATCCCCCTATCGATATCGACGGCGAGAACTTCTATTTGCGGCCGATGAACTGCCCGCACCACCACCAGGTCTATCTCTCGGCCAAACGCTCCTACCGCGAGCTTCCTTTGAGGGTCGCCGAATACGGCCTGTGCTACCGGTATGAACCCTCGGGCGGGCTGTCGGGACTCATGCGGGTGCGCGGATTCTGCATGAATGATGCCCACATCTATTGCCGATACGATCAAGCCAAGAACGAATTTCTTAATGTCATGCATCTTCATGCCCGCTACTACGATCTCATGGGCATCGAGGAATATTACATGCGGCTGTCGCTGCCCGACCTTAACAAGCTCGATAAATATGTGAACGAACCTGCGAAGTGGATAGCGGCACTCGAAGTCATTCGTGCCGCGATGAAGGAATCAGGGTATCCGTTCAGGGAAGCGGAGGGTGAGGCAGCGTTCTATGGTCCGAAGGTCGACTTCATGATCAAGAGCGCCATCGGGACCGAATACGCGATTTCGACCAACCAGCTCGACTTTCTCGCGACCGAGACATTCGACCTCAAATATGTCGGCGAAGATGGGGCCGATCATCCGGTCTATGTAATACACCGCGCCCCGTTAGGCTCGCACGAGCGCTTCATCGCGTTCCTTATCGAGCATTTTGCGGGCGCGTTCCCGACTTGGCTCGCACCGGTTCAAGTGCGCGTGGTGCCGATCACGGATCGGACAAATGACTATGCGATCAAGGTTCGGGATCGTCTCTACTCGACGCCCGTCGTCAACGGCACGGGCGGGTTTCGCGTCGACGTCGATCTCGCGAATGAGCGCATGCAGAAGAAAATTCGCAATGCCCAGAACGAGAAGATTCCTTACATGCTCGTCGTCGGCGATCGGGAAGCGGAGCAGGGAACCGTTGCCGTGCGGTTGAGGAGCGGCAAGGATTTAGGCGCCATGCCGCTTGAACAGTTCATCGCGCGCGTCAAGCAGGAGGCCGAGTCACGAAAGGACCTGCCGGTCTGAGTCTGGGGTCGGCCAGCCCAATGCGCCAAGCAGCACCCGACCGGGTCGACAGGCGCCCAATCACGGTCGCGTCGAGGGACTGGCGCGTGTTGTATCTGGAGCCACGTGCGCGAAATGAAGCATGTAGAGCCCCCCGCTCAAGATCACGAGCGCCCCGATGATTGTGGCCGCATCGGGCAGGTTTCCGAAGAAGACATAGCCCCATGTCACGCTCCAAGGTAGGGCCGCGTATTCAAAAGGTGCGACGCGATTGGCATGTGCCAGGCGGTAGCCGTGGGCGATCAGGAAGAAGCCCGATGCGGCCAACAGGCCGCAGGCGACGAACAGTGCGAAGTCGACTCGATCCGGCCAAGCCCAAGGCCGCAGGAGAAAACGCACGCTGACGTGCGCGTCTGCGGGAGGCTCGATTCCTGCGAGGGCCAGTGCGGTAATGCCGCTCGCAACGATGTAGACGGCCGTCGCCGAAAGCGCCATCGACCCGGCCCCGTCCGTGACCCCAAGACGACGCACGAAAAGCGCTGAAACAGCATAGGCGCCCGCCGAGAACACCGATAACAAAGCCGCGGGATCGACCAGGGCCGCACCGGGTCGCAACACGATCAACACGCCGAGAAAACCAACGCCGATGGCGAACCAGGTTCGTCGGTCGACCTGTTCCCCCAGGAACGGGATGGCGAACACGGTGACGAAGAGCGGGGCCGAAAAGAAAAGCGTCGTATTCTCGGCGAGAGGCAGGCGCGCGAGCGCGAGGTAATAGGCCGTGAACGACGCGTACATCACCAGCCCACGCACGATGTGAAGGCCGGGACGGTGGAGAGCCACTCGCCCGTTTCCCTCGAGAAGCGTGGCGACCAGAACGAAAGGCAGTGCCGCGACGCTGCGTACAAAGACGATTTCATGGACAGCATAGGTGCTGCTCAGGAATTTCATGATCGCGTCATGGAGCGAAAAAACGGAAACGCCTGCAGCGACGCTCAGCATTCCGAGAATGTGACGATTGACGAGTTTTGGTGGGTTCGCGGGTGTGCCGACCATCCCTCACCCTACCAGATCGAAGCGGGCCTCGTCGTTATTGCCCGTTTATCCGGTCGCCAACGCGGAATGCGCCTCTAGGCGGTAGCGAGCCGGCTTTGCCCGCCTTCCCGTTCTCCTCATGGGATCAAGCTGGTGAATGGCGCCATTAAATAAAAGGCCCGCCGAAGCGGGGCACGATCAGGAAATGTTTCTAGACCTCAGGTGAGGATATCGATCGAATTGCCATCGCCGCCGGTGCTCGGGGTGGTTGGGGAGGGGGTGGCGTTCGATTGCGCACTGGCATCGATTCCCTGGCTCAAGATGCGGCCGATATGGTGCAAAGCATGACCGATCTTGCGGAGGTCGGCATTCGTCAGCGTGCCGGTCGCGGGATTTTGATCGACTTGTTGCTTGATGGCGTCGAGCTTCGTGGTGAGATCGTTTGCCTGTTGGGACGTCAGCGTTCCGCTGCTGACACCTTGGGCGATCTGTTTTTCGAGCGTTTGTATGAGGTCGTCAATCGTCTGTGGCGAAGTCTGGGCTTGGGAAGCGTTTTGCGTCGCGGATGTGGAAGTCGTGTAGGGTGATACCACGGTCATCAATAGTCTCCGGGTCCGAAAATCCAATTCGATGGTGCG encodes:
- a CDS encoding L-lactate permease gives rise to the protein MFNQVLEPTGTLLVTWIVALVPVALLLILLAVFRMSAWLATLIGSLVTFALGALVWGMPFGDGVRAYLYGSATGVWSVDWITVWGVMLFNTLVVTGVFEKFRRWLISQGTADVRVQTMLFAWAFGALLEGLVGFGYPWAFVAPILITLGIPDLDAIRVAAIANNAPVSYGALGAPIIALAAVTGLPLLTLSSSVGHIVAVLALLPPWVLLYLVSGKEGMWEAWPLAVVGSLGYIAGQLPVAAFLGPYLPDVAGAIVCFIALLVFLKVWQPKTVRGYGGAALSGSAQGKGNGGHGLGFGEIFQAWLPFIILIVIVTLWTGPWSPIPKYVPFKLSVAAGSSIDPGKTVTAAFNWAPGVGGTAIMASWIVVALMLRLTKEQFMGVVRKTYHQMWGACLVGVFIFGLAFVFNFSGMAASLAFGFSKIGAFFIIVAPILGWIGVALSGSNTSTNAMFGAFQMQVGKLLGFPPVLLPTLNSVGAEIGKPIAPQTASVGVSTSRFVRNEGEVIRHNMGWTFILLIYLIVIGVAFYFFVPNIMVIGNGS
- a CDS encoding DMT family transporter; translation: MTNPSSHSARTAGRGGNSALRAALYMCVAVSLFPILNASVKYLGRSYPMPEIFWARFAGHVVFCLVALFPRYGRSLIRTARPGVQAWRSILLFGASAFYFVGLRTVALPTASAIAFIGPIIVTALSVPMLGERVGPRRWAAVTIGFGGALIIIQPGSDVVQWGAIFVMLDALCYAFYQILSRKIGTVDPAAVSITLAGIGGFAISSAILPFSKIVLPSSLFDGLVFILLGLWGLLGHFFVIKAFQWGAASFVAPMGYGELVGSTLLGYFLFADFPDLWTWIGAATIVASGLYIAYREHKLQRLRRV
- a CDS encoding GntR family transcriptional regulator, translated to MAFVTLSAESTTRPQRAARNEAQNEAETLTDRAYRELEELIVTLRIAPGTVVSEALLSKRLGIGRTPIREALQRLARERLVLIMPRRGIVVSEVNVQTQLRLMEVRRELERLLARASARRASEEQRARFREIAVGIAKSTESGDETEALRYHREFDALMLEASRNEFATSAMALMHGLSRRFWMMHYKSFASLLQLGQRQAAIAEAIARGDRDAAAEASDRLMDYLEDFTRRTIAES
- the thrS gene encoding threonine--tRNA ligase encodes the protein MNETAPADPQALHEMRHSCSHLMAAAIHQLWPSAKFGVGPAVENGFFYDVELPETLKLEDLEKIELTMRQIKNKKIPFERIEVPIDEAIRLMDKIGQTYKVELLNLLKEKGSTAVVKDTGDDDAVGVGEGKGGVATISLYKTGDFIDLCRGPHVRNTGETGQFKLTKLAGAYWRGDAKNPQLQRIYGICFPTKEELDHELWRIEEAKKRDHRKIGHELELFTFSADVGAGLPLWLPKGMAMRQELEFLAMQEERRDGYVRVATPQITREALYYRSRHLPYYKDDMYPPIDIDGENFYLRPMNCPHHHQVYLSAKRSYRELPLRVAEYGLCYRYEPSGGLSGLMRVRGFCMNDAHIYCRYDQAKNEFLNVMHLHARYYDLMGIEEYYMRLSLPDLNKLDKYVNEPAKWIAALEVIRAAMKESGYPFREAEGEAAFYGPKVDFMIKSAIGTEYAISTNQLDFLATETFDLKYVGEDGADHPVYVIHRAPLGSHERFIAFLIEHFAGAFPTWLAPVQVRVVPITDRTNDYAIKVRDRLYSTPVVNGTGGFRVDVDLANERMQKKIRNAQNEKIPYMLVVGDREAEQGTVAVRLRSGKDLGAMPLEQFIARVKQEAESRKDLPV
- a CDS encoding nitroreductase; its protein translation is MMDALTALTSRASAKALLDPAPDDAALKRMIEAAVAAPDHGRLRPWHFIAVRGEARHRLGDVLARALRTREPDAPEALIEKERGKPLRAPLIVVAAAKLVPQHKIPTVEQIVAVGAAAENLIVAAHAMGYGAMWRTGAPAYDVNVKRALGLGVDDRIVGFLYIGRPDAALVPASRPAPETCLIEWTEAAV
- a CDS encoding DMT family transporter: MVGTPANPPKLVNRHILGMLSVAAGVSVFSLHDAIMKFLSSTYAVHEIVFVRSVAALPFVLVATLLEGNGRVALHRPGLHIVRGLVMYASFTAYYLALARLPLAENTTLFFSAPLFVTVFAIPFLGEQVDRRTWFAIGVGFLGVLIVLRPGAALVDPAALLSVFSAGAYAVSALFVRRLGVTDGAGSMALSATAVYIVASGITALALAGIEPPADAHVSVRFLLRPWAWPDRVDFALFVACGLLAASGFFLIAHGYRLAHANRVAPFEYAALPWSVTWGYVFFGNLPDAATIIGALVILSGGLYMLHFAHVAPDTTRASPSTRP